From one Humulus lupulus chromosome 8, drHumLupu1.1, whole genome shotgun sequence genomic stretch:
- the LOC133797174 gene encoding uncharacterized protein LOC133797174 gives MASKLRQLQSKACQASQFVSKHGSVYYKQLLEENKQYIQEPATVEKCNLLSKQLFYTRLASLPNRCESFKKELDYVKQMWKNRQELKVEDAGIAALFGLECFAWFCAGEIVGRGFTFTGYYV, from the exons ATGGCATCAAAGTTGCGACAATTGCAGTCTAAGGCTTGTCAGGCATCACAGTTTGTTTCCAAACATGGATCTGTCTACTACAAACAGTTGTTAGAGGAGAACAAGCAATACATTCAGGAGCCAGCAACTGTGGAAAAATGCAATCTGCTTTCAAAACAATTGTTTTACACTCGTCTTGCTAG CCTTCCCAATCGTTGTGAGTCATTCAAGAAGGAACTCGACTACGTCAAGCAAATGTGGAAAAACAGGCAGGAATTGAAGGTTGAAGATGCCGGTATAGCTGCTCTGTTTGGGCTTGAGTGCTTTGCCTGGTTTTGTGCTGGCGAAATCGTGGGAAGGGGATTCACATTCACCGGTTACTATGTTTGA